From one Pseudomonas fluorescens genomic stretch:
- a CDS encoding alanine/glycine:cation symporter family protein produces the protein MLEVINDFLSGKVLIVLIVGLGSYFTIRSRFVQLRYFTHMFAVFRDSLRSSSEQLSSFQALMLSLAGRVGAGNIAGVGIAVTLGGPGAVFWMWVTALVGMSSSFIECTLGQLYKRCDSEGQYRGGPSYYIEHGLGKRWLGMVMAFLLLVTFGFAFNGLQAHAVTHSLNNAFQFDTTYTGIALAVLLGLVFIGGIKRIAAVADLLVPVKTLAYIAVTLYVIVLQFDQVPDMLMTIVKSAFGLDQAFGGLVGSAIIMGVKRGVFANEAGLGSAPNVAAVAEVDHPIAQGVVQAFSVFLDTFIICTCTALLILLSGFYTPGFEGDGIALTQNSLAAVVGDWGRIFISVALALFVFTSILYNYYLGESNLRFLVGDNRKALIGYRALVLLLIFWGAVQNLGTVFAFADITMTCLAFVNLIALALLFKVAMRVLRDYDDQRAAGIKTPVFDSAKFADLDLDTKAWPAKVEDAKR, from the coding sequence ATGCTTGAAGTCATCAACGACTTCCTCTCGGGCAAGGTACTGATCGTGCTCATTGTCGGTCTGGGCAGTTACTTCACGATCCGCTCGCGTTTCGTTCAGTTGCGTTACTTCACCCACATGTTCGCGGTGTTTCGCGACAGCCTGCGCAGCAGCAGCGAACAGCTCAGCTCGTTCCAGGCGCTGATGCTCAGCCTGGCCGGGCGCGTCGGTGCCGGCAACATTGCCGGGGTCGGCATCGCCGTGACCCTCGGCGGCCCCGGTGCGGTGTTCTGGATGTGGGTGACCGCGCTGGTCGGCATGTCCAGCAGCTTCATCGAATGCACCCTTGGCCAGCTGTACAAGCGTTGCGACAGCGAAGGCCAGTACCGCGGCGGCCCGTCGTACTACATCGAACACGGCCTGGGCAAACGCTGGCTGGGCATGGTCATGGCCTTCCTGCTGCTGGTGACCTTCGGCTTCGCCTTCAACGGCCTGCAAGCCCACGCCGTGACTCACTCGCTGAACAACGCCTTCCAGTTCGACACCACCTACACCGGCATCGCCCTGGCCGTGCTGCTGGGCCTGGTGTTCATCGGCGGCATCAAGCGCATCGCCGCTGTCGCCGACCTGCTGGTGCCGGTCAAGACCCTGGCCTACATCGCCGTGACCCTGTACGTGATCGTGCTGCAGTTCGACCAGGTACCGGACATGCTGATGACCATCGTCAAGAGCGCGTTCGGCCTGGACCAGGCCTTCGGTGGCCTGGTCGGCAGCGCCATCATCATGGGCGTCAAACGCGGCGTGTTCGCCAACGAAGCCGGTCTTGGCAGCGCGCCCAACGTCGCCGCCGTAGCCGAAGTCGACCATCCGATTGCCCAGGGCGTGGTCCAGGCGTTTTCGGTGTTCCTCGACACCTTCATCATCTGCACCTGCACCGCCTTGCTGATCCTGCTTTCGGGCTTCTATACCCCGGGCTTCGAAGGTGACGGCATCGCCCTGACCCAGAACTCGCTGGCAGCGGTGGTCGGTGACTGGGGGCGAATCTTCATCAGCGTTGCCCTGGCGCTGTTCGTGTTCACCTCGATCCTCTACAACTATTACCTGGGCGAGAGCAACCTGCGCTTTCTGGTCGGCGACAACCGCAAGGCCCTGATCGGTTACCGCGCACTGGTGTTGCTGCTGATCTTCTGGGGCGCGGTGCAAAACCTGGGCACGGTGTTCGCGTTCGCCGACATCACCATGACGTGCCTGGCCTTCGTCAACCTGATCGCCCTGGCCCTGCTGTTCAAGGTGGCCATGCGCGTACTGCGCGACTACGACGACCAGCGCGCCGCCGGGATAAAAACGCCGGTGTTCGATTCGGCCAAGTTCGCCGACCTGGACCTCGACACCAAAGCCTGGCCAGCCAAGGTCGAAGACGCCAAGCGCTGA
- a CDS encoding LysR substrate-binding domain-containing protein has product MNLESKWLEDFSALAATRSFSQAAERRFVTQPAFSRRIRSLEAALGLTLVNRSRTPIELTAAGQLFLVTARTVVDQLGEVLRHLHHLEGGQGEVIQVSAAHSLALGFFPRWIAQLRNDGLNIATRLVATNVGDAVHALREGGCDLMLAFYDPDAALQMDAEIFPSLHLGHTEMLPVCAADADGKPLFDLEGEGSVPLLAYSAGAFLGRSVNLLLRQRNLRFTTVYETAMADSLKSMALEGLGIAWVPRLSARAELERGELVICGGSQWHVPLEIRLYRCALVRKANVRLLWRKLEGGSPAGA; this is encoded by the coding sequence ATGAACCTTGAGAGCAAATGGCTGGAAGATTTCAGTGCCCTGGCCGCGACCCGCAGCTTTTCCCAGGCCGCCGAGCGCCGCTTCGTCACCCAGCCGGCCTTCAGCCGGCGTATTCGCAGCCTGGAAGCAGCATTGGGGCTGACCCTGGTCAACCGCTCGCGTACGCCGATCGAACTGACGGCGGCGGGGCAATTGTTCCTGGTGACGGCGCGGACGGTGGTTGACCAGTTGGGCGAAGTGTTGCGCCATCTGCATCACCTGGAAGGCGGGCAGGGTGAGGTGATCCAGGTGTCGGCGGCGCACTCGCTGGCGCTGGGGTTCTTCCCGCGCTGGATCGCGCAGCTGCGCAACGACGGCCTGAACATCGCCACGCGCCTGGTGGCGACCAACGTCGGCGACGCCGTGCATGCGCTGCGCGAAGGCGGCTGCGACCTGATGCTGGCCTTCTACGACCCCGATGCGGCTTTGCAGATGGATGCGGAAATCTTCCCCTCGCTGCACCTTGGCCACACCGAGATGCTCCCGGTGTGCGCCGCCGATGCCGACGGCAAGCCGCTGTTCGACCTGGAAGGCGAGGGCAGTGTGCCGTTGCTGGCCTACAGTGCCGGGGCGTTCCTCGGCCGTTCGGTCAATCTGCTGCTGCGCCAGCGCAACCTGCGCTTTACCACTGTCTATGAAACGGCGATGGCCGACAGCCTCAAGAGTATGGCCCTCGAAGGACTGGGCATCGCCTGGGTACCGCGGCTGTCGGCGCGGGCCGAGCTTGAGCGCGGCGAGCTGGTGATTTGCGGTGGTAGCCAATGGCACGTACCGCTGGAAATCCGCCTGTATCGCTGCGCCCTGGTGCGCAAGGCCAACGTGCGCCTGCTGTGGCGCAAGCTGGAGGGTGGTTCGCCTGCCGGGGCTTGA
- the purE gene encoding 5-(carboxyamino)imidazole ribonucleotide mutase, which yields MSALVGVIMGSKSDWSTLSHTADMLEKLGIPYEVKVVSAHRTPDLLFQYAEEAEGRGIEVIIAGAGGAAHLPGMCAAKTHLPVLGVPVQSSMLSGVDSLLSIVQMPAGIPVATLAIGKAGAINAALLSASILGAKHPQFHTVLKQFRAEQTDNVLDHPDPRQA from the coding sequence ATGAGTGCACTGGTTGGCGTGATCATGGGCTCCAAGTCCGATTGGTCCACCCTTAGCCACACCGCCGATATGCTGGAAAAACTCGGCATTCCCTACGAGGTCAAAGTGGTCTCTGCCCACCGTACCCCGGACCTGCTGTTCCAGTATGCCGAAGAGGCCGAAGGCCGTGGCATCGAGGTGATCATCGCCGGAGCCGGTGGTGCTGCCCACCTGCCAGGCATGTGCGCCGCCAAGACTCACCTGCCGGTGCTGGGCGTGCCGGTGCAGTCGTCGATGCTCTCGGGTGTCGATTCGCTGCTGTCGATCGTGCAGATGCCAGCTGGCATTCCGGTTGCCACCCTGGCCATCGGCAAGGCCGGTGCGATCAACGCCGCGCTGCTCTCGGCGAGCATCCTCGGCGCCAAGCACCCGCAGTTCCACACTGTGCTCAAACAGTTCCGCGCTGAGCAGACAGACAACGTTCTGGACCATCCAGATCCGCGCCAGGCTTGA
- the aspA gene encoding aspartate ammonia-lyase, with the protein MSAAASFRVEKDLLGTLEVPADAYYGIQTLRAANNFHLSGVPLSHYPKLVVALAMVKQAAADANRELGHLSDAKHAAISEACARLIRGDYHEQFVVDMIQGGAGTSTNMNANEVIANIALEAMGHQKGEYKYLHPNNDVNMAQSTNDAYPTAIRLGLLLGHDALLASLDSLIQAFAAKGQEFDHVLKMGRTQLQDAVPMTLGQEFRAFATTMTEDLNRLRSLAPELLTEINLGGTAIGTGINADPGYQALAVQRLATISGQPLVPAADLIEATSDMGAFVLFSGMLKRTAVKLSKICNDLRLLSSGPRTGINEINLPARQPGSSIMPGKVNPVIPEAVNQVAFAIMGNDLALTVAAEGGQLQLNVMEPLIAYKIFDSIRLLQRAMDMLREHCIVGITANEQRCRELVEHSIGLVTALNPYIGYENATRIAAIALESGRGVLELVREEGLLDEEMLNDILRPENMIAPRLVPLKA; encoded by the coding sequence ATGTCCGCTGCTGCATCGTTCCGTGTCGAAAAAGATCTGCTTGGCACCCTCGAAGTTCCTGCTGATGCCTACTACGGTATCCAGACTCTGCGTGCTGCCAACAACTTCCACCTCTCCGGCGTTCCGCTGTCGCACTACCCTAAACTGGTTGTGGCCCTGGCCATGGTCAAACAGGCTGCTGCTGACGCGAACCGCGAGCTGGGTCACCTGAGCGATGCCAAGCACGCTGCCATCAGCGAGGCTTGCGCCCGTCTGATCCGCGGCGACTACCACGAGCAGTTCGTGGTCGACATGATTCAAGGCGGTGCTGGTACTTCTACCAACATGAACGCCAACGAAGTGATCGCCAACATCGCGCTGGAGGCCATGGGCCACCAGAAAGGCGAGTACAAGTACCTGCACCCGAACAACGACGTGAACATGGCGCAGTCGACCAACGACGCCTACCCGACCGCGATCCGTCTGGGTCTGCTGCTGGGTCACGACGCCCTGCTGGCCAGCCTTGACAGCCTGATCCAGGCCTTCGCCGCCAAAGGTCAGGAATTCGACCACGTACTGAAGATGGGCCGTACCCAGCTGCAGGACGCCGTGCCGATGACCCTGGGCCAGGAATTCCGCGCCTTCGCCACCACCATGACCGAAGACCTCAACCGTCTGCGTTCGCTGGCGCCAGAGCTGCTGACCGAAATCAACCTGGGCGGTACCGCCATCGGTACTGGCATCAACGCCGACCCGGGCTACCAGGCCCTCGCCGTTCAGCGTCTGGCCACCATCAGCGGCCAGCCGCTGGTACCGGCAGCCGACCTGATCGAAGCCACCTCGGACATGGGCGCCTTCGTCCTGTTCTCGGGCATGCTCAAGCGCACTGCGGTCAAGCTGTCGAAGATCTGCAACGACCTGCGTCTGCTGTCCAGCGGCCCACGTACCGGCATCAACGAAATCAACCTGCCAGCGCGTCAGCCAGGCAGCTCGATCATGCCAGGCAAGGTCAACCCGGTAATCCCGGAAGCGGTCAACCAGGTGGCCTTCGCCATCATGGGCAACGACCTGGCCCTGACTGTCGCGGCCGAAGGTGGCCAGCTGCAGTTGAACGTCATGGAGCCGCTGATTGCCTACAAGATCTTCGACTCGATCCGCCTGTTGCAACGCGCCATGGACATGCTGCGCGAGCACTGCATCGTCGGCATCACCGCCAACGAACAGCGCTGCCGTGAACTGGTCGAGCACTCGATCGGCCTGGTCACCGCCCTGAACCCGTACATCGGCTACGAAAACGCCACCCGTATCGCTGCCATCGCCCTGGAAAGCGGCCGTGGTGTGCTGGAACTGGTCCGTGAGGAAGGCCTGCTGGACGAAGAGATGCTCAACGACATCCTGCGTCCGGAAAACATGATTGCTCCGCGTCTGGTGCCGCTCAAGGCGTAA